ATAGAAGGCGCGGACATCGTCATGGTCAAACCTGGCCTGGCTTACCTCGACATCGTCTGGCGCACCAAAGAGCGCTTCGACGTACCGGTAGCCATCTACCACGTTTCGGGCGAATACGCGATGGTCAAGGCTGCCGCCGCCAACGGCTGGATCGATGAAGAGCGCGTCATGATGGAGTCGCTGCTTTGCATGAAGCGCGCCGGTGCAGACATCATCTTCACCTACTACGCCAAGGAAGCCGCAAAAAAACTGCGCTGATTTCCGGCTGAGTAGTTATGCCTTACGCCCGGTGCACCATCACCGGGCTTTTTTGTTATCTTTATTGCACTTGAAACTCGAACATCTTTGTAGGGGTATCCCGACAAGTCGCGATACCCTTTTATGATGCGCCCAAAAACAACCGATACATTTTTCTCACCACACTGACATGATCCGTTACTTCACCGCAGGCGAATCGCACGGCCCGGCGCTTTCAGCAATCGTCGAGGGAATGCCCGCAGGCGTGGCGCTGACCGAATCCGACATCAACGACCAGCTCGCCCGCCGCCAGCAGGGTTACGGTCGTGGCGGCCGCATGAAGATCGAGACCGACCGTGCCGAGGTGCTCTCCGGCGTCCGGTTCGGCAAAACCATCGGCTCGCCCGTCGCGATGCTCATCCGCAACCGTGACTGGGAGAACTGGACAACATCGATGGCGCAGTTCGAAGACCACGCCACCGAGGTGCAGAAGATCACCATCCCCCGCCCCGGCCACGCCGACCTGACCGGCTTCGTGAAATACGGCTTCGACGACATTCGCCCGGTCATCGACCGCTCCTCGGCCCGCGAAACCGCCGCCAGAGTCGCTGCCGGATCGCTCGCACGAGCATTTTTGAGACAGCTCGGCATCCAGATTGGAAGCTACATCTCCACCATAGGTCCCGTCTCCGAAGCCGCCGCCCCCGCCTCGTTGCAGGAGCTGCTCGACGCCGGAGCTGAAAGCCTCGCCGCCGAAGCCGACAAATCGCCGGTGCGGATGCTCGACCCGGAAGCAGAAACCGCAGCCATCGCGGCTATCGACCAGGCCAAAGCCGATGGCGACACTCTCGGTGGCATCGTCGAACTCTACATCACCGGCGTACCAATGGGCCTCGGCAGCTACGTCCAGCACGACCGCCGGCTCGACTCGGAACTCGCCGCCGCAATCATGTCTATCCAGGCGATCAAAGGCGTCGAAATCGGTCCGGCCTTCGACAACGCCCGCAAACCAGGTTCCCAGGTACACGACGAACTGTTCGCCGGTGGTGAAAAGGGATTGAGACGCGAAACCAACCGAGCTGGAGGCATCGAAGGCAGCATGTCAAGCGGCCAGCCGATCCACATCCGCGCCGCCATGAAACCGATCTCCTCGCTCGTCTCCCCGCTCAGCTCTTTCGACCTCGCCACACTCGAAGCCGTGCAGTCACGCTTCGAACGCAGCGACACCTGCGCCGTCCCCGCCGCCGGAGTCGTCGCCGAAGCCGTCGTAGCCCCCGTCATCGCCAACGCGCTGTTGGAAAAACTTGGCGGAGATCATATGGCGGAGATTAAGGAAAGGCTGGAGGTTTATCGGGCGGCGCTGAGGATGAGGTTTGAAAAATAACTACAAACCGCCTTAAAAAGCCTCTTTTTTAAAGAGGCTTTTTTGTGGGTCTGACAACGATACTCTATCCATTCCTGCATAACCTGGATGTATCAAACCCGACATGGATCCGCTCATCGACCTCCCCATCCACCCCTACTGCTTCATTTTGACAGGAAAAGTAAAGAGCGCTATCTTACACGGAACTACACCGTTTTCTCTGACGATTGGCGTCTCTTAAACGAGAAAAAACGGAGCCAAACCAAAAGCCGATCACAACAGATCGGTCGCAAGAACTATCGTCTGGCGCATATCGAGTCGCCGGACATCCGGGGGCATCGACTGTTCGCCCATCTACTCGTCGAAGGTATTCAAAACTTCGCCCGCAAAAGACACGAAAGGCCATAGGCGCAACTTCCGTTTTCCCACGCGTGGCATCTTTCAGGTTCGGGTGACCCTCAAGGGTTCCGAGGCCGAACTGAATGTATTCGTAAACCATTAGCCATCGCGCAAGAACGGGCAGTATCAATCGGAGCCGCTTCGCATCGCCGTTGCGAAGCGTTGCGGCCAGCTCGTAAATGATGTACTGAAAATCGAGAGGAAGGAGTACGCCAAGCTTCCGGACACTGCAGGAACACTTGCCGAGCTGAATGCCCGATGGAACCGCAACATACTGCTGACAGGTGATTTCAACGATGATCCGTTCTGTCGCAGCGTCACCGACTATCTCTTGGCATCCAAAGACCTCGACAAAGTCGAAGAGGAGCTGAAAGCCGCACCGAACCGCGAAATTCCGCCCATCAATGCGTCGTACATCGAACACCAGCCAGCATTGTTCAGCCACTCGTGGCCACTGCTCGCCCATCCGGATAAGGGCATGATCTTTTTCAGCGGCGACTCAGCAAACACTATGAATGTTTTCGACCAGTTCATGGTATCGCGCGGACTTTATTACGGTACGTCAGGCCTCAAGGCACAGCCAGGGTCGATGCGGATATTCACCACGGCGGAAATGGCTCCTGGAGCAAAGGGGAGACCCAAGGCTTTTGATAAAGAAACGAAGAAAGGATTCAGCGACCACTTTCCGGTGGAGATGGTCGTCGATATTGTGTAGGAAATTCACTGAAGCATCTACGGTCTGGTTCTTTTTGAATCGAAACCGTGGATGTCTTAAAAGTCGATATAGGCTGTAGTTTGAGCGATTTTTTTTGCTCAGAACGACAAAAACAAAAAGCAGAAGAGAAATTTTAATCAGCTCCCGCCTCTTTGTCGAGATGCCTGATCCACCATACGACGCTCATCACGCCGACTGCCGATAATACTATGACCTTCTGCATGGGAGAGATGTCTGACCACACGCTGATTAAAGATGAAAGAAGCTGTTCCATGATGATTTCTCTTTTCAGATTAAAACCTTTATTCTCTTATATCAAAATACATTACACGCGATCTATATATGCGGCAACCAGAAAAACTACTCGCTATTTTTAGCCATTTATATATTCGCACTTACTTTGCTCACTTTTAATATATAACAAGTCACAAAAAGACACAAAAAGTTTTTGCTGCCTTATAGGTATTTCATATTTGAACAATTCGTGCATTATCATTGCTGAAAAACGGCAAATGGAGCGCGTAAAGTCGTCAAACCCAGCACCCCCGTGGTGATGACGGGAAGCTGGGCTTGAACATAAAAAGAATGGATTATTGAAACCGAGACGAAGAGAGTACCCTGTTCAGGATGATGGCTTCTTCAACCATAAACTATCATGAAACTTGGCACTGAACACTCCATTACTGAGCAATGGTTTATGCATCGGCTGTTTGTAAAAGCATGACGGTTCAGATGCGCATGGGTAAAAAATTCCTCAAGCACCCTCGCATCAGGTAGTAACGGGATGACGCCACCTCAAAAATGCTGTCATGGAACATCAAAAAGTGGCCATCCCGACGACCTTGCGAGATTCATTTGTGATAGATTGCGAATCAAAAAGAAAGGCAAACACAACCCAATCTTCCCATCACCCGCAGCTACTCTTTATAAGCACGAGTGCTGCTCGCCTTTCGGCTTTTGTTTTTCCGGAAAAATGAGGCGCTGGTTCATATCGAGAGAGGGTTCGGGAACTTCAGTGCGCCCCACGATATGTGCTGGCACACCAGCAACCGTGTAGTGCGGCGGAACATCATCGAGCACCACGCTGCCCGCCCCGACCTTCGCACCTTCTCCGATTTTGATGTTTCCGAGAATCTTGGCCCCGGCGCCAATCATCACCGACTTACCGACTTTCGGATGCCGGTCACCCGAATCCTTGCCGGTGCCACCAAGCGTCACCTCGTGCAGAAGCGAAACATTATCCTCTACCACGGCGGTCTCGCCGATGACAAGGCTCGTGGCATGATCAAGCAGAATGCCCTTGCCGATTTTAGCCGCAGGATGAATATCTACCGCGAAAACCTCCGACATGCGGTTCTGGAGGAAATAGGCCAGCGATTTGCGGTCATTCTGCCACAGCCAGTGAGCCAGCCGGTAAGACTGAAGCGCCTGGTAGCCCTTGAGAAAAAGCATGATCTCGAAATAGTTCACCGCTGCCGGGTCACGCTCACGGGTAGCCTCCATGTCGCAGGCTGCGCACCGGACAGATTCGGGGCTTTGCCGATAAAAATCCTCGAAGATTCCTTCAAGCACCGGCGGCGGAAAGTGCTTCGACCCAAGCTTCACCGAAAGCAGCATCGCCAGCGCCGGAGCGAACTCCTCATATCGCAAAATGTGCTGTTCCAGAAACAGCCGGATCTCCGGCTCACGCTCGCACTCGAGGCACGCTTCTTCACGAATCAATGACCAGATATCCTGTACACTCATAACTTCCTTTTGGATGGTTACGGCAACCCGAAACAACTACCTGCCGCATCATGCAATAAAGCGCCGCCAGCAGCTTAAAGGTTTCCCAGCGTCGAGCAGCGGCACTAACCGACAAATGTAAACAAAACAAGGCAAACCACCCGCTTGCCATTCTCGATCTTCTGTTCCGGAAATGCCCTCCATGATCGACCTTTCTGGCTATCCCGATAGCTCTGTGTTTTATGGAAAAATTTACGTACACTTCGTTAACATTTCCGTGAACACGACACTACGCGACACCATGCTCATCTCCAGAAAAATCGAGATCGACTACGGCCACACCCTTCCGAACAGCTTCACGTTCTGCAACCAGTTGCACGGGCATCGCGGCGTTATCGTGGCAACCGTCGAAGGGCCGGTCATCGACCGCGCCGGAGATGCCGAAGAAGGCATGGTAATAGATTTCAAGTTCCTGCGGCAGATCATGGACGAACATATCCACGATCAGCTCGACCACGGCTTCGCAGTCTGGAAAGAAGACAAGGAAGACCTCGAATTCATCCTCAAACGCAACACCCGCGTGCTTGTAACCGACGCCCCCCCCACCGCCGAATGCCTCGCCAGATGGGCCTTCAACCAGATCAGCGGCAAGCTTCCCGAAGGGGTCATTCTCAAAAACCTCCGCTGGTACGAAACACCGAACAATTGGGCGGACTACACGGGCGGGTAAGCGGACGCAAATCGAGACAGGTCATCGACCGAACAAAGAAAAATAAGTATATGTTTGGTCCCGGAAGCATATATACCTGTGAGAAGGTATGCTTATTTTCAAGCATACAGCTTCAGGAAAGCGAACCAGAAACCCTGTTTACGGCAAATCGGTCATGCCGATTAAACTTCACCAGAACGCGCGGACAACACCGGCGATCCGTCGGGCAATTCAGCGCTCCAGCCTGTCGGCAAGCGCCAGCTCGCTCTGCTGCCAGAGTTCTTCGATAGTGATTTTGGGATTCAGCACACGGATATATCGCCCTCGTCCTTTTTTGCCGGTGATTTCACACAGCACATGCTGATTGTCATGGTCGATGGCAAGCACCATTCCGGAAGCGAGACCATTCCCAGGATAGAAATCGACGAGCCACTCCTGCGTTCCCTTGTTGATGCATTCGAGAAACCTGACGATAAGCGGTCGCTTGTGATGATAGAGGCTGATCTTGCCCTGGAAGAATTCGCCGTATCTCAGTGCCTGAAATTTCATTGCTGTTTAACGGTTATTGATGTGAAAGATTCTGGCTGTCGATTTGTAGATAAAATCGTCTCACGCCTGCAACCGCTACGAACATAACATTTTGGAAGGTTTCAATTCTGCAAACAGTGTAACGATGGGACTATTCATCACATGCCCCAAAAAGCTCACCGGTGACTGATTTGCACAATTGCGTCGTCCAATTGTGTAAAGCGTCAGAAACGCTGCCCGACAATTCCGGAAACAATGCTGCTTGACCTGGAGGCCATGATGAAAAAACTGTTTGTACTGACACTGCTGCTCGCCATTACCGGCTGCGCGTCATACCCGTACCATAAAGACGGACGAAGAGACAGGGATGACCGGTATCGCCGTGAGGATAGGCGAGACAGAGATCGTGACCGGGACGACCGGAGGTATTATGACGATCGAAGAGATTCCGGCGACCGGTATGACCAGAACAGCGATTCGTGGAAACCCTAATACTGACCCCGGCCAGGCATGACCATCTCCGGGTGCCGAGCCGTTTTCTGCTGTCGAATGCAGCGGTTAAGCACCCGGGTTATGCCGATTTAACGATCCAGTACAGCTCGCTGCCCTGCCGGACTTTCTCGAAGCGACCCGAGGCGAGCAGCTCGCCCATTGTTTCGCGGATTTTCGCGGCGTCGCCGTCAAAAAGCTTGCCGAGAGCCGCTTCAAGTTCGCGTTCCTGTACCGGGTGGCGCGAGGCGATGCCCGCAACGGTGTCGAGCAAGTTGCCCACCGAACCAAGGTTCATTTCCCCCTTGGCGGGATGCAGCACCGGAGCGGAAGAGGAAAGAACGAAAACCGCGCGCTGGATGAGTTCTTCGTCCGGAATGCCGACAAAGCTTTCGGGCGCGGGGCGGGTCGGCATAACGAGATGAATCATGTCGGGACGAATCTCCGCAAGCACCGCCGCCATTTCCTTCAGCGCCTCCTCCGAATCGTTCACTCCTCTGATGAGCATCACCTCGACCCAGAGCTTGCCGCGATACTCCTGCCGAAAAAGCCTCAAACCCTCGACATGTTTCTCGAAGGTAAAGCCAGGCGCAGGGCGGTCGATGCGCTCGAACAGCTCTGGTGAACCTGCGTTGAGCGACGGCAGCACAGCATCGGCTTCGAGCAGCTCCCGACGGACTTCCGGATCACTCAAGAGCGAGCCGTTGGTAATGACCGCCACCGGGATTTTCGAGATTTTTTTGACTTCGGCAATCAGCCAGTCGAGCCCTTTGTAGAGCGTCGTCTCGCCGGAGCCGACAAAGGTGATCCAGTCGATCGGCTTGCCGCTCGCGACCGTTTCGAGAATCTCCGAGAGAATCTCCTCTTTCGGGAAAAATTCACGCCGCTCCGTTACGAACGCCGTCGTGCGGCCAAGCTGGCAGTAGATGCAGTTCCAGGTGCAGCTTTTGGATGGCAACAGATCGACACCAAGCGACTGGCCGAGACGCTTGGAGGAGACGGGTCCGAAAACATAGGTCATGGCAAAGCTCCTTTTTATGATCAGCCCGCTTCTGCGGCGGCTTCAAGTTCCAACATTTTCTCGGCACTCTCCGCTTCGAATGCCTCGCGCGACACGTGCGGCAGCACCAGGCTGGAAATGGTGAAGGCGATGATTTCGAGCACGAAAATCGCCGCGTAGGCCAACATGTGGTTGCCCGAAAAGTGGAAGACGAGGTCGCGAATCACGCCCGCGCTCGAATGGCCGATGAAGATAGCGAGGCTCTGCGCGGTCCCCCACAACCCCATGTAAATACCGCTGCGCCCGGCGGTCATGTTCATCATCATGGTGATGTTCGAGACGCTCGCCGCGCCGAGGCCGATGCCGGTCACGACCAGCGCGATACGCAGAAACTGCACGTCGTGCATGAACCCGGCAGCGATAATCAGCCCGAAGCCTACCGCACCGAACACGTTACCGAAATAGGCGCCGCGCCGCGTGCCGATGCGGGAGAGCAAAAAACCGGTCAGCAGCATGAAGATGAGCTGCGTGCCGCCCATCACCGGCTTGAAAAGCTTGGTCGTTTCAGAAACCTGCATCCCGAACACCTCCGCGCCAAAGGGATCCATCACCACCTCGTTGGCGAAAAGGGCGAAAATGGAGATGAAGATGTAGAGCGCGAAAAGCATCGTGTTGGGCGACGACGCGAGCAGGCGGATCGCCTGTGAAAAGGGAATACTGTGCTTCTCCTTGTGAACGCCGACCCCGGCGTTCCGGCGCTCAACGCCAAGCACGGCAATGAGGCCGAAGGTAAGTGCGACAAGGCCGCCAATTTCGGCCACCTGCGTCAGCCGCTCCGGCGTGAACACTTTGAGATAACTGCCGATGGAGT
The nucleotide sequence above comes from Chlorobaculum tepidum TLS. Encoded proteins:
- the aroC gene encoding chorismate synthase, with product MIRYFTAGESHGPALSAIVEGMPAGVALTESDINDQLARRQQGYGRGGRMKIETDRAEVLSGVRFGKTIGSPVAMLIRNRDWENWTTSMAQFEDHATEVQKITIPRPGHADLTGFVKYGFDDIRPVIDRSSARETAARVAAGSLARAFLRQLGIQIGSYISTIGPVSEAAAPASLQELLDAGAESLAAEADKSPVRMLDPEAETAAIAAIDQAKADGDTLGGIVELYITGVPMGLGSYVQHDRRLDSELAAAIMSIQAIKGVEIGPAFDNARKPGSQVHDELFAGGEKGLRRETNRAGGIEGSMSSGQPIHIRAAMKPISSLVSPLSSFDLATLEAVQSRFERSDTCAVPAAGVVAEAVVAPVIANALLEKLGGDHMAEIKERLEVYRAALRMRFEK
- the cysE gene encoding serine O-acetyltransferase, which translates into the protein MSVQDIWSLIREEACLECEREPEIRLFLEQHILRYEEFAPALAMLLSVKLGSKHFPPPVLEGIFEDFYRQSPESVRCAACDMEATRERDPAAVNYFEIMLFLKGYQALQSYRLAHWLWQNDRKSLAYFLQNRMSEVFAVDIHPAAKIGKGILLDHATSLVIGETAVVEDNVSLLHEVTLGGTGKDSGDRHPKVGKSVMIGAGAKILGNIKIGEGAKVGAGSVVLDDVPPHYTVAGVPAHIVGRTEVPEPSLDMNQRLIFPEKQKPKGEQHSCL
- a CDS encoding 6-pyruvoyl trahydropterin synthase family protein, whose amino-acid sequence is MLISRKIEIDYGHTLPNSFTFCNQLHGHRGVIVATVEGPVIDRAGDAEEGMVIDFKFLRQIMDEHIHDQLDHGFAVWKEDKEDLEFILKRNTRVLVTDAPPTAECLARWAFNQISGKLPEGVILKNLRWYETPNNWADYTGG
- a CDS encoding radical SAM protein encodes the protein MTYVFGPVSSKRLGQSLGVDLLPSKSCTWNCIYCQLGRTTAFVTERREFFPKEEILSEILETVASGKPIDWITFVGSGETTLYKGLDWLIAEVKKISKIPVAVITNGSLLSDPEVRRELLEADAVLPSLNAGSPELFERIDRPAPGFTFEKHVEGLRLFRQEYRGKLWVEVMLIRGVNDSEEALKEMAAVLAEIRPDMIHLVMPTRPAPESFVGIPDEELIQRAVFVLSSSAPVLHPAKGEMNLGSVGNLLDTVAGIASRHPVQERELEAALGKLFDGDAAKIRETMGELLASGRFEKVRQGSELYWIVKSA
- a CDS encoding BCD family MFS transporter — translated: MNKFFRIFNLVRLSLFQIGFGIMLGFVQDILNRVMIKELFLPATIALGLISLKELLAILGVKVWAGNLSDRYAIFGYRRTPYVLIGLVSCIVSFILAPTTAYEVRLDGTGSLVSIIFSALGDVGLWKLSAIFLVFGFGLQVATTAYYALIADMVDEKDIGKIAGASWTLMVLTAIISNYSIGSYLKVFTPERLTQVAEIGGLVALTFGLIAVLGVERRNAGVGVHKEKHSIPFSQAIRLLASSPNTMLFALYIFISIFALFANEVVMDPFGAEVFGMQVSETTKLFKPVMGGTQLIFMLLTGFLLSRIGTRRGAYFGNVFGAVGFGLIIAAGFMHDVQFLRIALVVTGIGLGAASVSNITMMMNMTAGRSGIYMGLWGTAQSLAIFIGHSSAGVIRDLVFHFSGNHMLAYAAIFVLEIIAFTISSLVLPHVSREAFEAESAEKMLELEAAAEAG